The Polaribacter tangerinus genome has a segment encoding these proteins:
- a CDS encoding DMP19 family protein: protein MTSTEIALLLHKDTDKIKRIGEIIGKKISKRDCFDELNEYEKTFIYIDILEHHVNNGGFIQFFFNTSGQFTHEIFQAYLAINAEKTVDILTKAIYLFPEIPVPKNHKIRQYLLMQHKENLDLWDDLDIEFEKSDDDIIALTLDFVSANILHFD, encoded by the coding sequence ATGACCTCAACCGAAATAGCTTTATTATTGCATAAAGACACCGATAAAATAAAAAGAATTGGAGAAATAATAGGAAAAAAAATCTCAAAAAGAGACTGTTTCGACGAACTTAATGAATATGAAAAAACGTTTATTTATATAGATATTTTAGAGCATCATGTAAATAATGGCGGTTTTATTCAATTCTTTTTTAATACATCCGGGCAATTTACTCATGAAATATTTCAAGCATATTTGGCAATTAATGCAGAAAAAACTGTAGATATACTTACAAAAGCTATTTATTTATTTCCTGAAATACCTGTTCCAAAAAACCATAAAATAAGGCAATATCTATTAATGCAACACAAAGAAAATTTAGACTTGTGGGACGATTTAGATATTGAATTTGAAAAAAGTGATGACGATATTATTGCACTAACATTAGATTTTGTTAGCGCTAACATTTTGCATTTCGATTAA
- a CDS encoding nucleoside triphosphate pyrophosphohydrolase family protein, whose amino-acid sequence MKNKIKAVQEFHKAFGAGIKNKPTANIGEDRNMLRFNLMKEENEEYLEAAQNNDLVEVADALGDMLYILCGTIVEHGMQEKITEVFDEIQRSNMSKLGEDGKPIYREDGKILKGPNYFKPNIAKILEK is encoded by the coding sequence ATGAAAAATAAAATAAAAGCAGTACAAGAATTTCATAAAGCATTTGGTGCGGGAATTAAAAATAAACCTACAGCAAACATTGGTGAAGATAGAAATATGCTACGCTTTAATTTAATGAAAGAAGAAAATGAAGAATATTTAGAGGCAGCACAAAATAACGATTTAGTTGAGGTTGCAGATGCATTAGGAGACATGTTGTATATTTTATGTGGTACAATTGTAGAGCATGGGATGCAAGAAAAAATTACAGAAGTATTTGATGAAATTCAAAGAAGTAATATGAGTAAATTAGGCGAGGATGGAAAACCAATTTATAGAGAAGATGGTAAAATTTTAAAAGGACCAAATTATTTTAAGCCAAATATTGCTAAGATTTTAGAGAAATAA